In Nymphaea colorata isolate Beijing-Zhang1983 chromosome 3, ASM883128v2, whole genome shotgun sequence, a genomic segment contains:
- the LOC116250770 gene encoding LOW QUALITY PROTEIN: probable galactinol--sucrose galactosyltransferase 6 (The sequence of the model RefSeq protein was modified relative to this genomic sequence to represent the inferred CDS: inserted 2 bases in 2 codons) translates to MRTVMGCRQYWLSSSLNSSSPPSLLLPSSSAFPLFTRSSVHATVSPSGFKQRVLLRVRALSTRQASAFVGKGKKESKEGDRKEMTITPTVRVSERKLFVGDRAILSDVQENVISSSASDSGPVDGIFVGANLKESNSRHVVPLGTLRNVRFMASFRFKLWWMAQKMGDRGQDVPTETQFLLVESRDDSSADEFPGLAGHSQTFYTVFLPLLEGPFRASLQGNPLDQLEICIESGDPAVRESAFSHSLYVAAGSDPFSTISDAVRAVKNHLKSFRLRSEKRLPGIVDWFGWCTWDAFYQEVTAEGVEAGLASLAAGGAPAKFVIIDDGWQSVGSDPGAAKESELFRLTGIKENHKFQRKSGAGDGSIEGINHIVDIAKAKHGLKYVYVWHAITGYWGGVQPGVAGMEQYNSAMKYPSHSPGVVSNDPAMKTDILTKQGLGVVHPQSVYRFYDELHSYLASAGVDGVKVDVQCILETLGXGLGGRVDLTSKYHRALDASIARNFPDNGCIACMSHNTDALYCSKQTAVVRASDDFYPXDPVSHTIHIASVAYNSIFLGEFMQPDWDMFHSLHPAAEYHAAARAISGGPIYVSDAPGKHNFELLRKLVLPDGSILRARLPGRPTCDCLFADPARDGISLLKIWNMNKFTGVLGAFNCQGAAWSSTKKKNVFHENSTKTLTGSLRGRDVHLIREAAIDADWNGDCVVYSHKGELVRLPNNASLPLTLGVLEHEIFTITPVKVLGPGFGFAPLGLIDMINAGGAIESYEVQSTRKEIPDAVDEMDSLLSRATLENCSREAIACVKMEVKGCGRFGAYSSSKPRRCLVNNTEVEFSYDSATGLVTLQLRMAHSSPLRL, encoded by the exons ATGAGGACGGTGATGGGTTGCAGGCAGTATTGGCTCTCCTCCTCTTTAAATTCATCCTCTCCTCCATCTCTTCTCCTGCCATCGAGTTCCGCTTTTCCGCTTTTCACTCGTTCATCTGTCCACGCGACGGTCTCTCCTTCTGGT ttCAAGCAACGGGTTTTACTGCGTGTCCGGGCGTTATCTACGCGACAGGCTTCTGCGTTTGTGGGGAAGGGCAAGAAGGAAAGCAAGGAAGGTGATCGGAAGGAGATGACTATCACGCCGACGGTTCGTGTTTCGGAGCGGAAACTATTTGTTGGGGATCGTGCGATACTCTCCGACGTGCAGGAGAATGTGATATCGTCTTCGGCTTCCGATTCCGGCCCGGTCGATGGCATCTTCGTTGGCGCCAACTTAAAGGAGAGCAATAGTCGCCATGTCGTCCCCCTTGGGACTCTTAG AAACGTACGATTCATGGCGAGTTTCAGGTTCAAGCTATGGTGGATGGCCCAGAAGATGGGTGACCGCGGGCAAGACGTCCCAACGGAGACCCAGTTCCTCCTCGTTGAGTCCAGGGATGACTCTTCAGCCGACGAGTTCCCCGGCCTCGCTGGACACAGTCAGACGTTCTACACCGTCTTCCTGCCCCTTTTGGAGGGCCCTTTCCGTGCCTCCTTGCAGGGCAACCCCCTCGACCAGCTTGAGATCTGCATAGAGTCCGGCGATCCCGCCGTCCGCGAGTCTGCATTCTCCCACTCTCTCTACGTCGCCGCCGGCTCCGATCCCTTTTCGACGATTTCCGACGCGGTCCGCGCCGTTAAAAACCACCTCAAGTCATTCCGGCTGCGGTCGGAGAAGCGGCTGCCAGGCATTGTCGACTGGTTTGGCTGGTGCACCTGGGACGCCTTCTACCAGGAGGTCACCGCCGAGGGGGTCGAGGCCGGGCTCGCCAGTCTTGCCGCCGGCGGTGCTCCGGCTAAATTCGTCATCATCGACGACGGATGGCAGTCTGTTGGGTCCGACCCAGGCGCCGCCAAGGAGAGCGAGCTCTTCCGGCTAACCGGGATCAAGGAGAACCACAAGTTCCAGAGAAAGTCGGGCGCCGGCGATGGATCCATCGAGGGAATCAACCACATTGTTGACATCGCGAAGGCGAAGCACGGCCTGAAATACGTCTACGTATGGCACGCCATTACCGGATACTGGGGCGGAGTTCAGCCCGGTGTCGCCGGAATGGAGCAGTACAACTCTGCAATGAAGTACCCGTCGCACTCGCCGGGGGTGGTGAGCAACGATCCGGCAATGAAGACAGACATATTGACGAAGCAGGGGCTCGGGGTAGTTCATCCCCAGAGCGTCTACCGGTTCTACGACGAGCTCCATAGCTACCTCGCCTCTGCCGGTGTAGACGGCGTCAAAGTCGACGTCCAGTGCATCCTGGAGACCCTGG GCGGCCTCGGAGGCCGGGTGGATCTCACGAGCAAGTATCACCGTGCTCTGGATGCCAGCATCGCCCGAAACTTTCCAGACAATGGCTGCATCGCGTGCATGAGCCACAACACTGACGCCCTTTATTG CTCCAAACAGACGGCTGTAGTGAGGGCGTCTGACGATTTCTACC GGGATCCCGTTTCGCATACGATCCATATAGCGTCTGTGGCCTACAACAGCATCTTCTTAGGAGAGTTCATGCAGCCGGACTGGGACATGTTCCACTCTCTGCACCCTGCAGCGGAGTACCATGCAGCGGCTAGAGCCATCAGCGGTGGCCCCATCTATGTCAG TGATGCTCCGGGGAAGCACAATTTTGAGCTGTTGAGGAAGCTGGTCTTGCCTGATGGCTCCATACTCCGGGCTCGCCTTCCTGGCCGTCCCACTTGTGATTGCTTGTTTGCCGACCCTGCTCGAGATGGCATCAGCTTGCTCAAGATCTGGAACATGAACAAGTTCACTGGTGTCTTGGGGGCGTTCAACTGCCAAGGTGCAGCTTGGAGCAGCACAAAGAAAAAGAACGTCTTCCATGAAAACAGTACCAAGACACTGACCGGAAGCCTGAGAGGGCGTGATGTGCACTTGATTCGTGAGGCTGCTATAGATGCCGACTGGAATGGTGATTGTGTTGTTTACAGTCACAAAG GTGAACTGGTCCGTCTTCCCAACAATGCATCCTTGCCCCTAACTCTCGGTGTCCTAGAGCATGAGATCTTCACCATTACACCCGTCAAG GTTCTGGGACCTGGGTTTGGGTTTGCGCCACTTGGCCTTATCGACATGATCAATGCAGGAGGTGCAATCGAATCATATGAAGTTCAAAGCACGAGGAAGGAAATTCCAGATGCTGTCGACGAGATGGATTCACTGCTGTCCAGAGCGACTCTGGAAAACTGCAGTCGAGAGGCAATTGCCTGCGTGAAAATGGAGGTGAAGGGCTGTGGGAGATTTGGTGCTTACTCTTCTTCAAAGCCCCGGAGATGTTTAGTAAATAATACTGAAGTGGAGTTCTCTTATGACTCAGCAACAGGGTTGGTCACCCTGCAGTTGCGGATGGCACATTCTTCTCCCCTGCGGCTGTAA